A single genomic interval of Antechinus flavipes isolate AdamAnt ecotype Samford, QLD, Australia chromosome 1, AdamAnt_v2, whole genome shotgun sequence harbors:
- the LOC127542802 gene encoding olfactory receptor 10T2-like, with protein MKLENETWIVKEFVLVGFSNLPDLKATLFILFLLMYLITLSGNITIITIIYLDHTLHTPMYCFLGVLSLSETCYTLVTIPNMLVHLLMENHVISIPSCRTQMFFFLGLGCSNCFLLTLMGYDRYVAICHPLRYAMIMNPSVCLHLGSLIFCSGFLVAVTETCLIFSSSFCHSRVEHFFCDIAPVLKLSCTQSAAKALTIFFFSVIVVLASFLLILLSYAFIVAAIVRIPSAAGRRKAFSTCVSHLTVVIVHFGCASIIYLRPESGSNPDEDRMVAVFYTVVTPLLNPVVYTLRNKEVRVALKRTLGRKLRTQND; from the coding sequence atgaaattggaaaatgagacaTGGATAGTGAAAGAATTTGTGCTTGTGGGGTTTTCCAATCTTCCGGATCTGAAGGCTactctcttcattctcttcctgCTCATGTACTTGATCACACTCAGTGGCAACATCACTATCATTACCATCATCTACCTGGATCACACCCTCCACACTCCCATGTACTGTTTCTTAGGGGTCCTGTCCCTCTCAGAGACTTGTTACACACTGGTCACCATTCCCAACATGCTGGTCCACCTGTTGATGGAGAACCATGTCATCTCCATTCCCAGTTGTCGGACCCAGATGTTCTTTTTTCTTGGCCTGGGTTGCAGTAATTGTTTCCTCCTCACCTTGATGGGTTATGACCGGTATGTGGCTATCTGCCACCCACTCCGTTACGCAATGATCATGAATCCATCTGTTTGTCTCCATCTAGGAAGCCTGATCTTCTGCTCGGGATTTCTGGTGGCTGTCACTGAGACTTGTCTcatattctcctcctccttctgccaCAGCAGAGTGGAACACTTCTTCTGTGATATTGCACCAGTTCTCAAACTTAGTTGTACTCAGAGTGCAGCCAAGGCCCTGACTATCTTCTTCTTTAGTGTGATTGTGGTGCTAGCCTCCTTCCTCCTCATTCTGCTCTCATATGCCTTCATTGTAGCTGCCATTGTGAGGATCCCTTCTGCTGCTGGACGGCGCAAAGCCTTCTCCACTTGTGTGTCTCATCTCACAGTGGTCATTGTGCATTTTGGATGTGCCTCAATAATCTATTTGAGACCAGAATCAGGGAGCAACCCAGATGAGGACCGAATGGTGGCTGTTTTCTACACAGTAGTTACCCCATTGCTCAATCCTGTGGTGTACACTCTACGTAACAAGGAGGTCAGAGTAGCACTAAAGAGGACCTTGGGTCGCAAACTGAGAACCCAGAACGACTAA
- the LOC127548294 gene encoding LOW QUALITY PROTEIN: olfactory receptor 10T2-like (The sequence of the model RefSeq protein was modified relative to this genomic sequence to represent the inferred CDS: inserted 2 bases in 1 codon) codes for MKLENETWIVKEFVLVGFSNLPDLKPILFILFLLMYLISLSSNVTIITIIYLDHTLHTPMYYFLGVLSLSETCYTLVTIPNMLVHLLMENQVISIPSCWAQMFFFIGLGCSNCFLLTLMGYDRYVAICHPLRYAVIMSPSVCLHLGSLVFCSGFLVAVTETCLIFSSSFCHSNRVEHFFCDIAPVLKLSCTQSAAKVLTIFFSSVIVLLASFFLILLSYAFIVAAIVRIPSAAGRRKAFSTCVSHLTVVIVHFGCASIIYLRPREXNLDEDRMVAVFYTVVTPLLNPVVYTLHNKEVRVALKSTLGCRLRTQNT; via the exons ATGAAGTTGGAAAATGAGACATGGATAGTGAAAGAATTTGTGCTTGTGGGATTTTCCAATCTTCCAGATCTGAAACCcattctcttcattctcttcctaCTCATGTACTTGATCTCACTCAGTAGCAACGTCACTATCATTACCATTATCTACCTGGATCACACCCTCCACACTCCCATGTATTACTTCTTAGGGGTCCTATCGCTCTCAGAGACTTGCTACACGCTGGTCACCATTCCCAACATGCTGGTCCACCTGTTGATGGAGAACCAGGTCATTTCCATTCCTAGTTGCTGGGCTCAGATGTTCTTTTTTATTGGCCTGGGTTGCAGTAATTGTTTTCTGCTCACCTTGATGGGTTATGACCGGTACGTGGCCATCTGCCACCCACTCCGTTACGCAGTGATCATGAGTCCATCTGTTTGTCTCCATCTGGGAAGCTTGGTATTCTGCTCGGGATTTCTGGTGGCTGTCACTGAGACTTGTCTcatattctcctcctccttctgccaTAGCAACCGAGTGGAACACTTCTTCTGTGATATTGCACCAGTTCTCAAACTCAGTTGTACTCAGAGTGCAGCCAAGGTCCTGACTATCTTCTTCTCTAGTGTGATTGTGCTGCTggcctccttcttcctcatcctgcTCTCATATGCCTTCATTGTGGCTGCCATTGTGAGGATCCCTTCTGCTGCTGGACGGCGCAAAGCCTTCTCTACTTGTGTGTCTCATCTCACAGTGGTCATTGTTCATTTTGGATGTGCCTCAATAATCTATCTGAGACCCAGGGA CAACCTAGATGAGGACCGCATGGTGGCTGTTTTCTACACAGTGGTTACCCCATTGCTCAACCCTGTGGTGTACACTCTACATAACAAGGAGGTCAGAGTAGCACTAAAGAGCACCTTGGGTTGCAGACTGAGGACCCAGAATACCTAA
- the LOC127542650 gene encoding olfactory receptor 10T2-like has translation MKLENETWIVKEFVLVGFSNLPDLKATLFTLFLLMYLITLSGNVTIITIIYLDHTLHTPMYCFLGVLSLSETCYTLVTIPNMLVHLLMENHVISIPSCRTQMFFFLGLGCSHCFLLTLMGYDRYVAICHPLRYAVIMNPSVCLYLGSLVFCSGFLVAVTETCLIFSSSFCHSNRVEHFFCDIAPVLKLSCTPSAAKALTIFFFSVIVVLASFLLILLSYAFIVAAIVRIPSAAGRRKAFSTCVSHLTVVIVHFGCASIIYLRPKSGSNPDQDRMVAVFYTVVTPLLNPVVYTLRNKEVRVALKRTLGRKLRTQND, from the coding sequence ATGAAGTTGGAAAATGAGACATGGATAGTGAAAGAATTTGTGCTTGTGGGGTTTTCCAATCTTCCGGATCTGAAGGCTACTCTCTTCACTCTTTTCCTGCTCATGTACTTGATCACACTCAGTGGCAACGTCACTATCATTACCATCATCTACCTGGATCACACTCTCCACACTCCCATGTACTGTTTCTTAGGGGTCCTGTCCCTCTCAGAGACTTGTTACACACTGGTCACCATTCCCAACATGCTGGTCCACCTGTTGATGGAGAACCATGTCATCTCCATTCCCAGTTGTCGGACCCAGATGTTCTTTTTTCTTGGCCTGGGCTGCAGTCATTGTTTCCTTCTCACATTGATGGGCTATGACCGGTATGTGGCTATCTGCCACCCACTCCGTTACGCAGTGATCATGAATCCGTCTGTTTGCCTTTATCTGGGAAGCCTGGTCTTCTGCTCAGGATTTCTGGTGGCTGTCACTGAGACTTGCCTcatattttcctcctccttctgccaCAGCAACCGAGTGGAACACTTCTTCTGTGACATTGCACCAGTTCTCAAACTTAGCTGTACTCCGAGTGCAGCCAAGGCCCTGACTATCTTCTTCTTTAGTGTGATTGTGGTGCTGGCCTCCTTCCTCCTCATTCTGCTCTCATATGCCTTCATTGTGGCTGCCATTGTGAGGATCCCTTCTGCTGCAGGACGGCGCAAAGCCTTCTCCACTTGTGTGTCTCATCTCACAGTGGTCATTGTGCATTTTGGATGTGCCTCTATAATCTATCTGAGACCAAAGTCAGGGAGCAACCCAGATCAGGACCGCATGGTGGCTGTCTTCTACACAGTAGTTACCCCATTGCTTAACCCTGTGGTGTACACCCTACGCAACAAGGAGGTCAGAGTAGCACTAAAGAGGACCTTGGGTCGCAAACTAAGGACCCAGAATGACTAA